A DNA window from Agarivorans sp. TSD2052 contains the following coding sequences:
- a CDS encoding sodium:solute symporter family protein, producing the protein MDIQTWTSIFIASSFTLYMIIAVWAKAKSPQDFYIANAQIHPVTNGMATAADWMSAASFISLAGIISFAGYDGAVYLMGWTGGYVLLALCLAPYLRGFGQYTVADFIGERYYSKSARLLAVACTIFISFIYVAGQMRGVGVVFARFLDVNVNLGILLGMAIVFVYAVWGGMKGITYTQVAQYCVLIFAFLVPAIFTSFALTGQVFPQLGLGSSLSNGTELYLLDKLDGLSQDLGFELFTRGDKSLVDTFFITAALMMGTAGLPHIIVRFLTVSTVHDARKSAGYALLFIALLYTAVPAVAAFAKINIIESINGSDHKGVLAEYSPEWFVNWQQSGLVEWQDINHDGRLFYSGDERNEVVINPDIVVLASPEMAQLPNWVVALVAAGGLAAALSTAAGLLLVISSAIAHDVIKQTWQKNLTDKQELKLARISAVLAIIVAGYLGVNPPVLVAEVVAIAFGLAASSLFPAIILGIFVAKLSRTAAISGMLLGISVTLSYIVYFKFVNPAANLSENWLFGISPEGIGAFGMLLNFLLALTVQRFCTDAPQSIQAMVINLRKPQP; encoded by the coding sequence GCGACCGCTGCAGATTGGATGTCAGCAGCATCTTTTATTTCATTAGCGGGGATCATTTCATTTGCCGGTTATGACGGAGCGGTGTATTTAATGGGTTGGACAGGGGGCTATGTATTACTTGCCTTGTGTTTGGCTCCTTACTTAAGAGGCTTTGGCCAATATACCGTTGCCGATTTTATTGGAGAGCGTTATTACAGTAAAAGCGCTCGTTTACTGGCCGTTGCCTGCACTATTTTTATTTCCTTTATTTACGTGGCTGGGCAAATGCGTGGCGTAGGCGTGGTATTTGCGCGTTTCTTAGATGTAAATGTTAACTTAGGCATTTTATTAGGAATGGCCATCGTTTTTGTCTACGCAGTATGGGGGGGGATGAAAGGCATTACCTATACGCAAGTTGCCCAGTATTGTGTGCTCATATTTGCTTTTTTGGTTCCCGCCATATTCACTTCATTTGCGTTGACTGGGCAAGTGTTCCCGCAGCTAGGCTTAGGTAGCAGCTTGAGCAATGGTACAGAATTATACCTGCTAGATAAGCTGGATGGCCTATCGCAAGATTTAGGGTTTGAGCTTTTTACCCGTGGTGATAAATCGCTGGTAGATACTTTTTTTATTACCGCTGCGCTTATGATGGGAACCGCAGGCTTACCGCATATTATTGTACGTTTCCTAACTGTTTCAACAGTGCATGATGCTCGAAAATCTGCCGGTTACGCGCTGCTTTTTATAGCCTTACTTTATACAGCTGTGCCGGCCGTTGCCGCATTTGCCAAAATAAATATCATCGAGTCGATTAATGGTTCAGATCATAAAGGTGTATTGGCTGAATATAGCCCGGAGTGGTTTGTAAATTGGCAGCAGTCAGGCTTAGTTGAATGGCAGGATATTAATCATGATGGGCGCTTATTTTATTCTGGGGATGAACGTAACGAAGTGGTGATAAATCCAGATATTGTGGTTTTAGCATCCCCCGAAATGGCCCAGTTGCCTAACTGGGTGGTCGCGCTGGTGGCCGCTGGAGGTTTAGCGGCAGCACTGTCTACTGCAGCGGGGCTGTTATTGGTTATTTCTAGCGCCATTGCTCATGATGTTATTAAGCAGACTTGGCAGAAAAATCTAACCGATAAACAAGAGCTAAAGTTAGCGCGAATTAGCGCTGTGCTAGCTATTATCGTGGCTGGGTACTTAGGTGTTAACCCTCCAGTCTTAGTGGCTGAGGTCGTGGCGATTGCTTTTGGTCTTGCTGCTAGCTCACTATTTCCTGCGATAATTCTAGGGATATTTGTTGCCAAACTAAGCCGTACCGCGGCTATCAGTGGCATGCTGTTAGGTATCAGCGTAACCTTGAGTTACATCGTGTACTTTAAGTTTGTTAATCCAGCCGCCAACCTGAGTGAGAACTGGTTATTCGGTATTTCTCCAGAGGGAATCGGCGCCTTTGGCATGCTACTGAACTTTTTACTGGCGCTTACGGTTCAGCGCTTTTGCACCGATGCCCCTCAATCTATACAAGCGATGGTGATAAATCTTCGTAAACCACAACCTTAA
- a CDS encoding esterase/lipase family protein, whose amino-acid sequence MKLIFVHGWSVTHTNTYGELPQSLVSKAASTNLNLDIDHIYLGKYVSFHDEVSMDDIARALEQALRDLPGNESSIQPFSCITHSTGGPVVRSWIDKYYGASGLTSLPLQHLVMLAPANHGSSLAVLGKQRVGRIKSWFSGVEPGQRVLDWLSLGSEGQWALNENSMSYQNAENNFFPFVLIGQGIDSKFYDFLNGYLVESGSDGVVRVAGANMNYRYIALLQSEEQINGVGGKVYRLTPSEIEPIRKPAAVPMAVFSEFSHSGNKMGIMANKPSSNNHHIIIEQVLACLTVNSGSEYQKRGQQMAEFSRIEQAKVPEGKKQVIGKYCMLVIRVKDQLGEHINNQDYDILLLAGKGYKPHQLPEGFFVDKQMNSNTHSLVYYIDAEKMSKIKDNCFGIQVMARPNKGFSFYQNTQFRSEGMAIDQVCAANQTTYIDITIHRDVDKNVFRFDGANKPRSSFKNVKPSGDITT is encoded by the coding sequence ATGAAATTGATTTTTGTACACGGATGGAGTGTTACCCACACCAACACCTATGGAGAGTTACCACAATCTCTAGTCTCTAAAGCTGCTTCAACTAATCTCAATCTTGATATTGACCATATTTATTTGGGGAAATATGTCAGTTTCCATGATGAAGTGTCAATGGATGATATAGCCCGAGCGTTAGAACAAGCTTTGCGGGACTTACCCGGCAATGAATCCAGCATTCAGCCCTTTTCGTGTATTACTCATTCAACGGGCGGCCCAGTCGTGCGTTCATGGATCGATAAATACTACGGGGCCAGTGGTTTAACATCACTGCCATTACAGCACTTGGTGATGCTCGCGCCAGCCAATCACGGCTCAAGTTTGGCCGTATTAGGTAAGCAGCGAGTAGGGCGGATTAAGTCTTGGTTTTCTGGAGTAGAGCCAGGCCAGCGAGTCTTAGATTGGTTGTCCTTAGGGAGTGAGGGGCAGTGGGCACTGAACGAAAACAGTATGTCTTACCAAAATGCTGAGAATAACTTTTTTCCTTTTGTGCTAATCGGTCAAGGAATCGATAGCAAGTTTTACGACTTTCTAAATGGCTATCTGGTTGAATCGGGTTCTGATGGGGTGGTGCGTGTTGCTGGTGCCAATATGAACTATCGCTATATAGCTTTGCTGCAATCTGAGGAGCAGATAAATGGCGTTGGCGGTAAAGTTTATCGGTTAACTCCCAGTGAAATAGAGCCGATACGAAAACCCGCTGCTGTGCCTATGGCTGTGTTCAGTGAGTTTAGTCACTCAGGTAACAAGATGGGCATCATGGCGAATAAACCCAGTTCGAATAATCACCATATTATTATCGAGCAGGTGTTGGCTTGTTTAACAGTGAATTCTGGTAGCGAATACCAAAAGAGGGGGCAGCAAATGGCCGAGTTCAGCCGCATTGAACAGGCAAAAGTTCCTGAAGGTAAAAAACAAGTAATCGGTAAGTATTGTATGTTGGTGATTCGAGTGAAAGACCAATTGGGTGAGCATATCAACAACCAAGACTACGATATCCTGTTGTTAGCAGGTAAAGGGTACAAACCGCATCAATTGCCTGAAGGTTTCTTTGTTGATAAGCAAATGAATAGCAATACTCATAGCTTAGTGTATTACATCGATGCTGAGAAAATGTCTAAAATCAAAGACAACTGTTTTGGTATTCAAGTGATGGCGAGGCCAAATAAAGGGTTTTCTTTTTATCAAAATACTCAGTTTCGCTCTGAGGGAATGGCTATCGATCAGGTGTGCGCGGCTAATCAAACCACTTATATCGACATTACGATTCACCGAGATGTTGATAAAAATGTATTCAGGTTCGACGGCGCTAACAAACCAAGAAGCAGCTTTAAGAATGTAAAACCATCGGGTGACATTACCACTTAG